GCGGCGTCCCGCTCGGCCAGGTAGTCGTTCACCGTGATCACGTGCACGCCCTTGCCGGCGAGCGCGTTCAGGTAGACCGGCATGACCGAGGTGAGCGTCTTGCCCTCACCGGTCTTCATCTCGGCGATGTTGCCGAAGTGCAGCGCCGCGCCGCCCATCACCTGGACGTCGTAGGGCCGCTGGCCGAGCACCCGGGAGGCGGCCTCGCGGCACACCGCGAACGCCTCGGGCAGCAGGTCGTCGAGCGTCTCGCCGTCGGCGAGCCGTTCCCTGAACTGGTCGGTCATGCCGCGCAGCTCGTCGTCGTCGAGGTTGACGTAGTCGTCCTCGATCGAGTTGACGGCGGCCGCGATGGCCTTCAGCCGACGCACCATGCGGCCTTCGCCGGCGCGAAGGACCTTTTCCAGAATCGACACGGATCAACGCTCCCCTAGACGGTCTCGAACCATCGTAGGCGCTCCGGCGCGGTGATGGTCACTGGTGGCGGCGGTCCGGACCCGCGAACCCGACATAATGCCGCGACCGCGCGGGCGGCGGCGGCAAATCGGGTTACGCCGTCCGCGAACGATCCGGCACCATGGCTCGGATGGAGCCTGTGGAGATCGTCGAGGACGGGCTGATGCTGCGCCCCTGGCGGGCGGCGGACGCCGACGCGGTGCACCGCGCCTGCCAGGACCCGGACATCCAGCGTTGGACCACCGTACCTCGCCCATACCTGCCCGAACACGCCCTCGCGTTCGTGACCACGGTCAGCGCGACCGCCTGGGCGGACGGCACCGGGGCGCCGCTCGCGGTCTGCGACGCCGGCACCGGCGAGCTGCTCGGCTCCTGCGGCCTGGTCTCCGTCGACCGGGCGCTCGACTCGGCCGAGGTGGGCTACTGGACCGCGCCGTGGGCCCGCGGGCGGGGCGTCGCGGTGCGCGCCACCCGGGCGGTCGCCCGCTGGGCGTTCGACGCGCTCAAGCTGCGTCGGATCACCTGGCAGGCCGAGATCGGCAACCACGCCTCCCGGCTGGTCGCGCTGCGGGCCGGCTTCCGGGTCGACGGAGAGCTGCGCCTGGCCCACCCGTCCGAGGAGGGCCGGCCGGAGGCATGGATCGGCTCGCTGATCCCGGCCGACCTGGCCGCGCCGGGCGAACCGGTCCCGTGCGGCCCGGCCACGCTCCAGGCCCGCCGCGCGGCGGTCTTCGGCCGGCCGCAGCCCGTCCTGTTCGCCACCGCGGGCGACACCGAGCTGCGGCTGCGCGCGCTCGAGGAACGCGACCTCGACGCGATCGTGACCACCTGCCGGGACGAGGACACCGTCCGCTGGACCACGGTGCCGCACCCGTACCACCGCGAGCATGCCGTGGGCTACCTGCGCGACCTGGTGCGGCCGGCCTGGGCCCGGGGTACCGCCGCGATGTTCGCCGTGGCCGACCCGGACGACCGCTACGTCGCCTCGATCGACCTGCGCATCCTTCCCACCGACCCGGTGGTCGCCGACGTCGGCTTCATGACCGCCCCGCACGCCCGCGGCCGGGGCTACCTGCCGGCCGCGCTGGCCGCGCTCTGCGCCTGGGGCTTCACCACGCTCGGCCTGGCCCGGGTCGAGTGGCGGGCCAACGTGGGCAACACCGCCTCCCGCCGGGCCGCCGAGAAGGCCGGCTTCACCGTCGAGGGCACGCTGCGCGGCGGCGTCCCGCACCGCGGCGAGCGCCCGGACGTGTGGATCGGCGGCCTGCTGCCGCAGGACCTGCAATGACGCCGGAGACGATCGAGGGGTACGGGGTGCGCCTGCGCCCGTGCCGTCCGGCGGACGCCCCCGAGATGGTGACCGGCTGCGCCGATCCGGAGACCCGCCGGTTCCTCCCGGACCTGCCGGACCCGTACGACGTGGACAGCGCCAGATGGTGGATCACCGAGGGCGCGCCGGCCGCCTGGGCGGCGGGTGGCTCGGCGTACACGATCGCCGACCCGGACACCGACCGGATGCTCGGCAGCGTCGGGCTGACCCCTCGCGCGCGGGACCGTGCGCATTACGAGATCGGCTACTGGGTGGGGCCGTCGGCGCGCGGCCGGGGCGTGGCCACCGCGGCCACCCGGCTGCTGGGCGAGCGGGCCTTCGCCGCCGGCGCGGCCCGGCTGGAACTGCTCACCCACCGGGAGAACGTGCCGAGCCAGCGGGTCGCGCTGGCCTGCGGCTACCGGTACGAGGGGGTACGCCGGGCGGCGAGCACACCGCGCGACGGCGTACGCCACGACCTGATGGCCTGGGTGCGCGTAGCCGGCGACCCGGCCGGGGCGACCCCCCGGCTGCTGCCGGACCTGCCCGGCGGCCGGCTCACCGACGGCGTGGTGACGCTGCGCTGCCTGGCGCCGGCGGACGCCGATGCGCTTCACCGGATGCACACGCTGCCGGAGGTGGTGGCGAACCGGGTGCCGCCGGTGGCCCCCGACCGGGAGTCGATCGCGCGCCGCTGCCGGCTCGCGGCCGGATACTGGCTGGTGGGTGACGCCGCCGACCTGGCGATCCTCGACGCGGTCACCGGTACCTTCGTCGGCGGCTGCGCCCTGGGGTACGACGAGCCGGCCGGCGGCCAGGCCACGCTGGGCTTCAGCCTGCTGCCCGAGACCCGCGGCCGGGGACTGGCCACCCGGGCGGTCCGGCTCGTCGCCGGTTGGGCGTTCGGCGTCGGGGTGGCCCGGCTCTGGGCCGGCACCCGGTTGGAGAACGTCGCCTCACAGCGGGTGCTGGAACGGGCCGGCTTCCGGCGCGAAGGGCTGCTGCGCGGGCGCATGCCCGGGCCGGCCGGCACCCGCACCGACGCGGTGGTCTTCGGCCGGTTGGCCTCGGACCCGGACTGAGCGGGGCCCCCGCGAGCACGCGGGGGCCCCGGATCGTCGGTCAGGGGTCAGGTGTCGAGCGTGAGAATGCCGTAGTCGTACGCGCGCCGGCGGTAGACCACGCTGGGGCGGCCGGACTCCTTGTCGAGGAACAGGTAGAAGTCGTGGCCGACCAGCTCCATCTGGAACAGCGCGTCGTCGACGGTCATCGGATCGGCGGGGTGGACCTTCGCCCGGGCGATGTGCCACGGCTGGTCGTCGGGTTCCTCATGGGCGCTCTCGTCGGGACGGTCGGCGACGGCGGTGGCCGTGCCGTGACCGTTGCGCGCCGCGAGGCCGGGCCCGTCGAGGTCGGCCACCGGCAGGCCGGCGGTCGCGGCGGCCACCGAGAGCGGAGCGTGCCGCCCACGGTGCACCCGGCGGCGGTCGGCCGCCCGGCGGAAGCGGGTGTCCAGCTTGGCGATGGCGGCGTCGAGCGCGCTGTAGAAGTCGTTCGTGCAGGCCTCGGCCCGGATCACCGGGCCCCGCGTGACGCAGGTGATCTCCACCCGCTGGCAGTGGTCGACCTGGCGCGGATTGCGCTCGTGGAACAACTCGACATCCACGCGAATGAGCTTGTGGTCGTAGCGTTCGATCTTCGCGAGCTTTTCGGCTACGTGCACCCGGTAATGGTCCGGCACTTCGACGTTACGGCCCTTGACCACGATGTCCACGTGACCTCCCTTGTTCGGACGGTCGTTCGGTCCGGATCTTCCGGTCGACGCGCCCGGGGTGAGCCCCGCTCGGCGTCGACCGGTGGTGTTCGGCTACGCCTCCTTCCGATGCCGGGGAAGGTGTGCATCCTCACTACCCCCGACACCGAAACGCTAACTCCTGTTCGGTCGTCAGTCACCCCCCGTGCCCGAAGGTGGTCGCGAAATTTAACAGCTCATACACCTTGGGGTGAAAGGGATACACGAAGCGTTACCGTCGGCGCCGCTTTTGCGTTGCCGCGAGCACCGCCGCGACCTTTGGCGTCATTCCCGCGCGGCGCAATTTACGGCTCACCGCCGCCAGGGTGGCGCCGGTGGTGACGATGTCGTCGAGCAGCACCACGGTCCCGGCCGATGGCGCCGGAGCCGGACGGCGCAGCCGGAACGCCGCCTCCGCCGCGGTGGCCCGCCCGGCGCTGTCCAACGCCACCGAGTCCGGCCGGGGCAGTGCCCGCAACGGCCGCAGCACCCGTACCGGCCAACCGGCCGCGCGCAGCCGGGCCGCGGCGGGACGGACCAGCCGCTCCAGGTGGTCGCCGTAACGGGACCGAGCGGCCCGGGCGGTGTCCGGCACCGCGACGAGCGTCACCGGGCCGGGTTGCCCCACCGCCGTCGCCACCACCTCGGCCAGCAACGCGCCCAACGGCCGGGCCAGCCCGTGCCGGCCCCGTTCCTTGTACGCCAGCAACCCCTCGCGCAACGCTCCGCCGTACGGCCCGAGCGCGACGCACGGCGGCAGGCCGGGCGGGACCGGGTCCGGCGTGGTCGGCGCGGGACGCAGCGACTCCAACTCGTCGACGCAGCGCGGGCAGAAGCCCTGCCGCAGGGCCGGGCCGCGCGCCGCGCAGCCGGCACAGCCGGTGGGCAGCACCAGATCGCTCAGGTCGGACCAGAGTCCCCCCAGGCCCGGCACCGGGGACCTCAGTAGAGGAAGAAGGGCGCGGTCGGGTTGGCCGTCCGGCTGCCCGCCGGCAGGTCCAGCACCTGCTCGGGCGTGACGAAGTCGAACGGGTTGTTCCGCCAGGCCCCACCGTTCGTCTCCCACATGTAGGAGAACGCCGGCAGCCCCCGGTCTCCACCTCCGGGATACGCCGCGAGCTGGGTCACCGGCGCACCGATCTCGGACTTCAGCGTGGATTCCCAGGCGCCGTCGATGGTGAGCTGGTGGATGGCCGAGCGACGCTCCGCATCGTTCCCGGCCAGGACCAGTTGGTCCTCCGTGATCCAGTCGACCGCCGTCACGCCGGTCAGCAGCGTCGGCAGCCGGCGGGGTGGACCGAGGCTGACCACGCCGCCCTCGACACTCACCGGTGCGACGTATACGGCCCCACCGGCGACGAGCGCGATCCGGTGGCCGTCGAGGGAGCCGGCGACCGCCACCACGCTCCCGGAGACGTTGAGCGGAACGAGGTTCATCTCGGCCGTCCCGTCGAACCGGTAGAGCTTGCCGTCAGCCGCCACCAGCCCCGCCGAATGGTTGCCGTCCAGGGAACGCAACCAGGTGGGCCGGCTCATCGACTGGTAGGTGCGGTCGCTGCGGGTGAACACCGCCACCGGCGCCGAGCCGGTGCCCACCTTGAGCTGGACCTTCCGGTCCGGCCCGGTCACCACCATGGCGGCCAGCACCTGTTCGTCGGCGCGGGCGAGCGACGCGGAGACCACGTTGCGGTTCTCGGCCGCCGGCAGCGGCACCGGGTCCCGCCGCTCGGTGCCGATGGCGAGCGGGTGGACGACGCCGTCATAGACGCTGAACCGGCTGGGGTTCGCACCGCGCGGGTACGCCGGATCCGTGTCGCGTTCCCGCTCCAGGTCGACGGTCAACCGTTTCTGGTTCTGGATCTTCAGATCGAGCTGGCCGGTCAGCTCCGGCAGCGACCACGCCAACTGGGTGCCGAGCCGGGCCAGCCGCGCCTCGGTGGCCCCGGACATGCTCAGGTTGACCTCCCACTGGGAGTCCGCGCCGGTGGCGTTGTTGATCGGCCGGGTGCCGTCCGGCAGCCCGGTGACACCGAACGCCAGCCAGTCGGAGGGGCCGCCGGTCAGCCACTTCACCACCTCGGTGACGCGCCGTTCGGCCGACACCGAGGACGGGAGGTAGCGCAGGTCGGGCACCAGGCGGGTCTGGTCCGAGTTCCAGAAGTAGACGGTGCGCGATCGGTAGTATTCCCGCAGCGCCGCGTCACTCGTCAACAGCACGTTCGGCAGGTTGGTGATGAGCAGCCCGGTCCCGGTCGGTTCGGCCCGGCGCAGTTGGAACACGTACTCGGTCTCGGTGGCCCCCGGCGGGCCCAGCGAGCCGTCGGCGCGCAGCACACCGACCTGCTGCACCTTGATCCGCACGGTGAAGATGCCCTGGGGGTTCGCCGGGGTGCTCTCCGGCTTGGCCCGCAGCCGGACCACGGTCAGCTCGACCTCGCTGGTCTGCGGCTTGCCGGGCAGCAGGTTCCGGGCTTCGGCGGCGAGGAAGCTCCGGGCCCGGGTGTACGCGTCGTCGCGTTCCCCGGCGGCGGCGGCCCGCAGGTAGTTCTCGATGAACGGCACCGGCTCGTCGCTGTCGGTGGGTGCGGGCGGCGAAGCCGGGGGGCCGTTGAGCGAACCGGCCTCGCCGGCGGGCACCGAGCCGTCGATCTGCACGCCGGTCTCGGCGGGGATGCCGCACCCGGCCAGCCCGGCGGGGAGCAGCACCCCGGCCAGCAGCACCGCCAGCAGCCGGCGCCGCGCACACCACGCGCTCACGGGCCCACCTCCACCCGCTCCGGGCCGTCGGCCGGGCCGATGGCCAGCGCCCCCGCACCGCTGCCCGGGCCGATGGCGAGCGGGCCGCCGGCACGCGGGCGGCCGAACGGCAGCGCGGCGTCGGCCGGCACGAGCCGCAGCGGCGAGGTGGTCAGCCGGTCGCCGGCCCGGGCCGGCAGGGTGAGCCGGAACTGCGCGCCCTGCCCGGGCGCGCCCCACGCCTCCAGCCAACCGCCGTGCAACCGGGCGTCCTCCAGGCTGATCGACAGGCCCAGGCCGGTGCCGCCGGTCTGCCGGGCCCGGGACGGGTCGGCCCGCCAGAACCGGTTGAAGACCAATTTCTCCTCGCCGGGCTTGAGACCGACGCCGTGGTCCCGCACCGTGATCGCCACCGCGCTCTGGTCCATGCCCAGGCTGATCCGCACCGGCTTGGCCTCACCGTGCTCGACCGCGTTGCCGACCAGGTTGCGGAGCACCCGCTCGACCCGACGCGGGTCGACCTCGGCGATCACCGGGGTGCCCGGCAGGTCCAGCTCGATGGCCACGCCGACCCGCTCGGCCAACCCGGACAGCCGCTCGGTCACCCGGTGCACGACCGGCACCAGGTCGGTCGGTTCGCTGTCCAGCACCGCGAAGCCGGCGTCGAACCGGCTGATCTCCAGCAGGTCGGTGAGCAGCTCCTCGAACCGGTCCAGCTCGGCCTGGAGCAGCTCGGCGCTGCGGGCCACCGCCGGATCGAACTCGTCGCGCTCGGCGAAGATCAGGTCGGCCGCCATCCGGACCGTGGTCAGCGGCGTCCGCAGTTCGTGCGACACGTCCGAGGTGAACCGGCGTTGCAGCCGGGACATCTCCTCCAGCCGGAGGATCTGCCGTTGCAGATTGGTCGCCATCTGGTTGAACGAGGCCGCGAGCAGAGCCAGGTCGTCCTCGCCGGAGACGACCATGCGCTGGTCGAGCAGGCCGGCGGAGAGCCGCTGGGCGGTGCGCGCGGCGACCCGGACCGGGGTCACCACGAGGCGGGTGACCAGGGCGGCCAGCAGGCCGAGCAGGAGCACAAGCGCGACGCCGGTGGCGACCACGGTGGCCCGGGCGTCGGCCGCCGTGGCGTCCTGCCGGGCCAGGGGTACGAGGTAGTAGAGCTCCACCTGCCCGAATTTGGTGGGCACCGGCGAGCCGTAGACCAGGTATTTGGTGCGGTCGTCGTTCAGCGTGCCGGTGCGGATCTGGTGGGCGACCTTGCCGGACGCCACGGTGGCCCGCAGCTCGTCGCCGATCACCTGGCGCACCGGCACGTCCGGGGACACCCGTGGCTCGATGAACGCGGTGAAGTTGTCGGCGGTGATCGCCACCACCACGCCGCTGGTCTGCGCCGGGTCCCCTCCGGCCAGGTAGTTGACCGTGCCGTCGATGGTGTCCTGGAGCTGGGCCTCCTGCGGCTGGCTGTAGAGGTTGAACTGCTTGGCCGCGTAGTCGCTGCCGTTGTTCAGCCGCAGCCGCACGTCGGTCTCGGCGTTCTCCAGCAGGATGTTGGTGATCTTGTCAGCGATCAGGTAGGCGAATCCGCCCACGAGCAGGCTCGATGCCACGAGTGTGATGGTGACCACACGCACCTGGAGCGAGCGCCGCCAGGCCAGGCGTACGCCGGCGGCGAACCGCGTCGAGCGACCGGCCAGCGCGCGCCAGAGCGCCCGCGCGGCGGGAAGCCGGCGGGACTCGGCGGTCGGCGGGTCGGGCAGCGGGGCGGTCACCACAGTGCTGCCCAGGTTATCCGGTGCCCGCCTTGTAGCCCACGCCTCGCACGGTGAGGATGATTTCGGGTCGCTCCGGGTCCGGCTCGATCTTGGCGCGCAACCGCTGCACGTGCACGTTCACGAGTCGGGTGTCGGCCGCGTGCCGGTAACCCCAGACCTGCTCCAGCAGCACCTCGCGGGTGAAGACCTGGCGC
The genomic region above belongs to Micromonospora sp. WMMD1128 and contains:
- a CDS encoding phosphoribosyltransferase family protein, whose protein sequence is MPGLGGLWSDLSDLVLPTGCAGCAARGPALRQGFCPRCVDELESLRPAPTTPDPVPPGLPPCVALGPYGGALREGLLAYKERGRHGLARPLGALLAEVVATAVGQPGPVTLVAVPDTARAARSRYGDHLERLVRPAAARLRAAGWPVRVLRPLRALPRPDSVALDSAGRATAAEAAFRLRRPAPAPSAGTVVLLDDIVTTGATLAAVSRKLRRAGMTPKVAAVLAATQKRRRR
- a CDS encoding LpqB family beta-propeller domain-containing protein; this translates as MSAWCARRRLLAVLLAGVLLPAGLAGCGIPAETGVQIDGSVPAGEAGSLNGPPASPPAPTDSDEPVPFIENYLRAAAAGERDDAYTRARSFLAAEARNLLPGKPQTSEVELTVVRLRAKPESTPANPQGIFTVRIKVQQVGVLRADGSLGPPGATETEYVFQLRRAEPTGTGLLITNLPNVLLTSDAALREYYRSRTVYFWNSDQTRLVPDLRYLPSSVSAERRVTEVVKWLTGGPSDWLAFGVTGLPDGTRPINNATGADSQWEVNLSMSGATEARLARLGTQLAWSLPELTGQLDLKIQNQKRLTVDLERERDTDPAYPRGANPSRFSVYDGVVHPLAIGTERRDPVPLPAAENRNVVSASLARADEQVLAAMVVTGPDRKVQLKVGTGSAPVAVFTRSDRTYQSMSRPTWLRSLDGNHSAGLVAADGKLYRFDGTAEMNLVPLNVSGSVVAVAGSLDGHRIALVAGGAVYVAPVSVEGGVVSLGPPRRLPTLLTGVTAVDWITEDQLVLAGNDAERRSAIHQLTIDGAWESTLKSEIGAPVTQLAAYPGGGDRGLPAFSYMWETNGGAWRNNPFDFVTPEQVLDLPAGSRTANPTAPFFLY
- the mtrB gene encoding MtrAB system histidine kinase MtrB gives rise to the protein MVTAPLPDPPTAESRRLPAARALWRALAGRSTRFAAGVRLAWRRSLQVRVVTITLVASSLLVGGFAYLIADKITNILLENAETDVRLRLNNGSDYAAKQFNLYSQPQEAQLQDTIDGTVNYLAGGDPAQTSGVVVAITADNFTAFIEPRVSPDVPVRQVIGDELRATVASGKVAHQIRTGTLNDDRTKYLVYGSPVPTKFGQVELYYLVPLARQDATAADARATVVATGVALVLLLGLLAALVTRLVVTPVRVAARTAQRLSAGLLDQRMVVSGEDDLALLAASFNQMATNLQRQILRLEEMSRLQRRFTSDVSHELRTPLTTVRMAADLIFAERDEFDPAVARSAELLQAELDRFEELLTDLLEISRFDAGFAVLDSEPTDLVPVVHRVTERLSGLAERVGVAIELDLPGTPVIAEVDPRRVERVLRNLVGNAVEHGEAKPVRISLGMDQSAVAITVRDHGVGLKPGEEKLVFNRFWRADPSRARQTGGTGLGLSISLEDARLHGGWLEAWGAPGQGAQFRLTLPARAGDRLTTSPLRLVPADAALPFGRPRAGGPLAIGPGSGAGALAIGPADGPERVEVGP
- a CDS encoding GNAT family N-acetyltransferase produces the protein MTPETIEGYGVRLRPCRPADAPEMVTGCADPETRRFLPDLPDPYDVDSARWWITEGAPAAWAAGGSAYTIADPDTDRMLGSVGLTPRARDRAHYEIGYWVGPSARGRGVATAATRLLGERAFAAGAARLELLTHRENVPSQRVALACGYRYEGVRRAASTPRDGVRHDLMAWVRVAGDPAGATPRLLPDLPGGRLTDGVVTLRCLAPADADALHRMHTLPEVVANRVPPVAPDRESIARRCRLAAGYWLVGDAADLAILDAVTGTFVGGCALGYDEPAGGQATLGFSLLPETRGRGLATRAVRLVAGWAFGVGVARLWAGTRLENVASQRVLERAGFRREGLLRGRMPGPAGTRTDAVVFGRLASDPD
- a CDS encoding GNAT family N-acetyltransferase, with product MEPVEIVEDGLMLRPWRAADADAVHRACQDPDIQRWTTVPRPYLPEHALAFVTTVSATAWADGTGAPLAVCDAGTGELLGSCGLVSVDRALDSAEVGYWTAPWARGRGVAVRATRAVARWAFDALKLRRITWQAEIGNHASRLVALRAGFRVDGELRLAHPSEEGRPEAWIGSLIPADLAAPGEPVPCGPATLQARRAAVFGRPQPVLFATAGDTELRLRALEERDLDAIVTTCRDEDTVRWTTVPHPYHREHAVGYLRDLVRPAWARGTAAMFAVADPDDRYVASIDLRILPTDPVVADVGFMTAPHARGRGYLPAALAALCAWGFTTLGLARVEWRANVGNTASRRAAEKAGFTVEGTLRGGVPHRGERPDVWIGGLLPQDLQ
- the raiA gene encoding ribosome-associated translation inhibitor RaiA, encoding MDIVVKGRNVEVPDHYRVHVAEKLAKIERYDHKLIRVDVELFHERNPRQVDHCQRVEITCVTRGPVIRAEACTNDFYSALDAAIAKLDTRFRRAADRRRVHRGRHAPLSVAAATAGLPVADLDGPGLAARNGHGTATAVADRPDESAHEEPDDQPWHIARAKVHPADPMTVDDALFQMELVGHDFYLFLDKESGRPSVVYRRRAYDYGILTLDT